One Nocardioides aromaticivorans genomic window carries:
- a CDS encoding glutamine synthetase family protein, translating to MPLARLEVPDLEHGLREKLIRADRLRPGDRAAHSTTIYGVSLSGDMTDTVLGHAGNGYPDASIELDELTRVSLPWAGLEAVIGDVVDHHGDPVGVSPRTMVQNLVERFGALGLAPVLGFEYEVWVFEADAGRDLPLPARLARAGAMSDLVAELARRMAAIGHPLSAVRSEVHAGFIEVSIAHGPALHAADGAARARRYLAELCAERDLIASFMAKPFGGREGAAGHVHASLERDGVNLFAGGELTAEAAGFVAGLVDSLPDLTLMFNPHVNSFKRIDPRMWVPTSASWGYDDRRAACRVVLRPDASARVEHRRGGADANPYVSASAVLAGGIDGLERDLALPQPRLPSRRTVPVSLGAAIAAFEDSSFVDRLLPRRFAEAFAATRRAELARYRAWLDENITPFELARHVERA from the coding sequence GTGCCGCTCGCGCGGCTCGAGGTGCCCGATCTCGAGCACGGTCTCCGGGAGAAGCTCATCCGCGCGGACAGGCTTCGTCCCGGGGACCGGGCGGCGCACAGCACGACGATCTACGGCGTGTCGCTCTCGGGGGACATGACCGACACCGTCCTGGGTCACGCGGGCAACGGCTATCCGGACGCCTCCATCGAGCTCGACGAGCTGACACGGGTCTCCCTGCCATGGGCGGGCCTTGAGGCGGTCATCGGCGACGTCGTCGACCATCACGGGGATCCAGTCGGCGTATCGCCGCGGACGATGGTCCAGAACCTCGTGGAGAGGTTCGGTGCCCTCGGGCTCGCGCCAGTGCTCGGGTTCGAGTACGAGGTGTGGGTCTTCGAGGCGGACGCAGGCCGTGACCTGCCTCTCCCCGCCCGGCTCGCCCGGGCCGGCGCCATGTCCGACCTGGTTGCCGAGCTGGCGCGGCGGATGGCGGCGATCGGGCATCCGCTCTCGGCGGTACGGTCCGAGGTGCACGCTGGCTTCATCGAGGTCTCCATCGCCCACGGCCCGGCTCTCCATGCCGCCGACGGCGCGGCCCGGGCTCGCCGCTACCTTGCCGAGCTCTGCGCCGAGCGCGACCTGATCGCCTCCTTCATGGCCAAGCCCTTCGGCGGCCGTGAAGGTGCCGCGGGCCACGTCCACGCGAGCCTCGAGCGCGACGGGGTCAACCTCTTCGCCGGTGGCGAGCTGACGGCGGAGGCCGCCGGATTCGTCGCGGGTCTCGTCGACTCGCTTCCTGACCTGACCCTGATGTTCAACCCGCACGTGAACTCGTTCAAGCGGATCGACCCTCGGATGTGGGTCCCCACGAGCGCCTCGTGGGGCTACGACGACCGTCGCGCAGCTTGTCGGGTGGTGCTGCGTCCGGACGCCTCTGCCCGGGTCGAGCACCGGCGCGGTGGCGCCGATGCGAACCCCTACGTCAGCGCATCGGCCGTTCTCGCCGGTGGCATCGACGGCCTCGAGCGCGATCTCGCCCTCCCGCAGCCTCGCCTGCCGAGCCGCAGGACCGTGCCCGTCAGCCTGGGCGCGGCGATCGCGGCCTTCGAGGACTCGTCATTCGTCGACCGCCTCCTGCCGCGGCGGTTCGCGGAAGCCTTCGCGGCGACCCGGCGTGCGGAGCTGGCGCGCTACCGCGCGTGGCTCGACGAGAACATCACTCCCTTTGAGCTGGCGAGGCATGTCGAGCGGGCTTGA